In Cryptomeria japonica chromosome 10, Sugi_1.0, whole genome shotgun sequence, a genomic segment contains:
- the LOC131032025 gene encoding uncharacterized protein LOC131032025 isoform X1, with amino-acid sequence MVVQTVRVHRGGKVPGSPAPNGSARSSSHLGCAQNGDTQEEKERTRLDGYMGMKDNHKVKPLSSLDSNKLVKRSSIPTKHSSLKVVLGITAREKSNSSSLKANKENIEDDPSRFSLAHKEIKRSCTQAYEDSEGSNNDSSLNSKRRKKTIQHCASQTAGAKMKCLEEDELPLFPERVNQNDIASDTLNVCKTLHAFTSTSWSKSVNFSCTTATSSVAPLPTEQTTSNCVPSEVNALPLFQSSDSSKPTGGVISGHDNDGLSLLGAAAFLSLGLDETCLQSAKRSICTDSRMDNSKGDTRCQESDIGIKMPCAATDDATTHGAIKQTFPVLGADLTLGLPMVVAESRRNQSIKDSDDDPLLLDEMDNIVETSQDMQVDNDCAHLDRTVNFGKQDAPEPPNRSDASACSLNADPQTIDDRLAHKDTVDQNRAGHGGTRRDYMHFSDLSVPLRGTLLLPRGQKRARRFPVPFRRLKNEVLQQKRDVGKKEPLSKFSRVTAPSGLLADLNPGIINRVRNSKQVHAIIEAVVGPDALTVCQDKQKNYIREPKVNPERKTLGASHPTFMVDNDHSEVVDMHNGSNDTLDRRQQLAGVEALKWKLDKRMIASMDACASLHLHSEDRPTDASVLDETFECLDASVDLIPPHCNGDQFYLKQVVGEHDNMKGTLNCHCHYCHPGEISGTDSTCSASLSRKAATMASHWLELYYQDVKGRLAALKRSRRRVRTLIKEVFSYAALYPTSSSHDTNEPLGKVNKTDKRAEHEHMEKWRSLFIHMDRRLTVEGTQLETSLQQIKGMQAHCKWGLQEVQGNQRDDHQLQQPEGLEDKLGPNLASAKTIERQYAVGAAAASIYSTTNFVLTAEDVPCF; translated from the exons ATGGTTGTTCAGACCGTCAGAGTACACAGGGGAGGAAAAGTTCCAGGCAGTCCAGCCCCTAATGGCTCTGCCAGATCCAGTTCTCACTTGGGCTGTGCTCAAAATGGAGATACTCAGGAAGAAAAGGAGAGGACCAGATTGGATGGCTACATGGGTATGAAGgacaatcacaaggttaaacccCTTTCCAGTTTGGATTCCAACAAGTTGGTCAAGAGGAGCTCTATTCCTACCAAGCATTCTTCGTTGAAG GTTGTTTTGGGCATAACTGCACGGGAAAAGTCTAATTCGTCTTCACTGAAAGCAAATAAAGAGAACATAGAGGACGACCCGTCAAGGTTTTCTTTGGCTCATAAGGAAATCAAGCGAAGTTGCACACAAGCTTACGAGGACTCAGAAG GATCCAATAATGACTCTAGTCTGAAttcaaaaaggaggaagaaaaccaTCCAGCATTGTGCATCTCAAACTGCAGGTGCAAAAATGAAATGCCTAGAGGAAGATGAGTTACCTCTGTTTCCAGAAAGAGTCAATCAGAATGATATTGCTTCTGATACATTAAATGTATGCAAAACTCTTCATGCATTCACTTCAACATCTTGGTCTAAATCAGTAAACTTTTCCTGTACAACTGCTACATCATCAGTTGCTCCTCTTCCAACAGAGCAAACAACCTCTAACTGTGTTCCAAGTGAGGTGAATGCTCTGCCATTATTCCAGTCTTCTGATTCGTCAAAACCCACAGGAGGGGTAATTTCTGGACATGATAACGATGGTTTGTCCCTTTTGGGAGCTGCTGCTTTCCTTAGTTTAGGATTGGATGAAACTTGCCTCCAGTCTGCTAAGAGATCAATCTGTACAGATAGTCGGATGGACAATTCAAAAGGTGATACCAGATGTCAGGAATCAGACATTGGTATCAAGATGCCTTGTGCAGCTACAGATGATGCCACAACTCATGGAGCTATCAAACAAACTTTTCCTGTTCTAGGAGCTGATCTCACCCTTGGGCTTCCCATGGTTGTTGCAGAATCACGGAGAAATCAAAGCATTAAAGATAGTGATGATGATCCTTTACTATTGGATGAAATGGACAACATAGTAGAAACTTCTCAAGATATGCAAGTAGACAATGATTGTGCACATCTGGATAGAACTGTCAACTTTGGAAAACAAGATGCCCCTGAGCCTCCCAATAGAAGTGATGCATCCGCATGTTCTTTGAATGCAGATCCCCAGACTATAGATGATCGCTTGGCCCATAAAGACACAGTGGATCAGAATCGTGCTGGCCATGGTGGCACAAGGAGGGACTACATGCATTTTTCTGATCTTTCTGTTCCCTTGCGAGGCACACTTCTTTTACCAAGAGGACAGAAACGTGCAAGAAGGTTCCCTGTCCCATTCAGAAGACTTAAAAATGAAGTCCTACAGCAGAAAAGGGATGTAGGCAAGAAAGAGCCACTATCTAAGTTTTCCAGAGTGACTGCCCCTAGTGGCTTGCTTGCAGATCTGAATCCAGGGATTATCAACCGTGTGAGAAACAGTAAACAAGTACATGCTATCATTGAGGCTGTTGTGGGGCCAGATGCATTGACTGTTTGCCAGGATAAACAGAAAAACTACATACGGGAACCTAAAGTAAATCCAGAAAGAAAAACATTAGGTGCAAGTCATCCAACATTCATGGTCGATAATGATCATTCAGAGGTAGTTGATATGCATAATGGTAGCAATGATACATTAGATAGGCGCCAGCAACTTGCTGGTGTTGAAGCTCTCAagtggaaattagacaaaagaatgATTGCATCTATGGATGCTTGTGCTTCTCTTCATTTGCACAGTGAAGATAGGCCTACTGATGCAAGCGTTTTAGATGAAACTTTTGAGTGCCTGGATGCTAGCGTAGACTTGATCCCACCACATTGCAATGGGGATCAGTTTTACTTGAAGCAAGTTGTTGGAGAACATGATAATATGAAGGGAACTCTCAATTGCCATTGCCATTATTGCCATCCCGGTGAGATTTCAGGCACTGATTCAACTTGTTCTGCATCACTTTCACGAAAAG CTGCTACTATGGCTTCCCATTGGTTAGAGCTTTATTATCAGGATGTCAAAGGCCGTTTAGCTG CATTAAAACGGAGTAGGAGGAGAGTTAGGACTCTGATTAAAGAAGTGTTCAGTTATGCTGCTTTATACCCAACATCATCTTCTCATGATACTAATGAGCCGTTGGGCAAAGTCAACAAGACTGACAAACGTGCAGAACATGAGCATATGGAAAAGTGGAGATCTCTTTTCATCCATATGGACCGACGCCTGACTGTTGAGGGTACCCAGCTT GAGACTAGTTTGCAGCAGATTAAGGGCATGCAAGCACATTGCAAATGGGGATTACAAGAGGTTCAAGGCAATCAACGAGATGATCACCAACTGCAGCAACCCGAAGGATTGGAAGACAAGTTGGG GCCTAATCTTGCATCCGCGAAAACAATTGAGAGACAATATGCTGTGGGAGCAGCAGCAGCTTCAATTTATTCAACAACTAATTTTGTTTTAACTGCGGAAGATGTTCCATGTTTCTAA
- the LOC131032025 gene encoding uncharacterized protein LOC131032025 isoform X2, with translation MKCLEEDELPLFPERVNQNDIASDTLNVCKTLHAFTSTSWSKSVNFSCTTATSSVAPLPTEQTTSNCVPSEVNALPLFQSSDSSKPTGGVISGHDNDGLSLLGAAAFLSLGLDETCLQSAKRSICTDSRMDNSKGDTRCQESDIGIKMPCAATDDATTHGAIKQTFPVLGADLTLGLPMVVAESRRNQSIKDSDDDPLLLDEMDNIVETSQDMQVDNDCAHLDRTVNFGKQDAPEPPNRSDASACSLNADPQTIDDRLAHKDTVDQNRAGHGGTRRDYMHFSDLSVPLRGTLLLPRGQKRARRFPVPFRRLKNEVLQQKRDVGKKEPLSKFSRVTAPSGLLADLNPGIINRVRNSKQVHAIIEAVVGPDALTVCQDKQKNYIREPKVNPERKTLGASHPTFMVDNDHSEVVDMHNGSNDTLDRRQQLAGVEALKWKLDKRMIASMDACASLHLHSEDRPTDASVLDETFECLDASVDLIPPHCNGDQFYLKQVVGEHDNMKGTLNCHCHYCHPGEISGTDSTCSASLSRKAATMASHWLELYYQDVKGRLAALKRSRRRVRTLIKEVFSYAALYPTSSSHDTNEPLGKVNKTDKRAEHEHMEKWRSLFIHMDRRLTVEGTQLETSLQQIKGMQAHCKWGLQEVQGNQRDDHQLQQPEGLEDKLGPNLASAKTIERQYAVGAAAASIYSTTNFVLTAEDVPCF, from the exons ATGAAATGCCTAGAGGAAGATGAGTTACCTCTGTTTCCAGAAAGAGTCAATCAGAATGATATTGCTTCTGATACATTAAATGTATGCAAAACTCTTCATGCATTCACTTCAACATCTTGGTCTAAATCAGTAAACTTTTCCTGTACAACTGCTACATCATCAGTTGCTCCTCTTCCAACAGAGCAAACAACCTCTAACTGTGTTCCAAGTGAGGTGAATGCTCTGCCATTATTCCAGTCTTCTGATTCGTCAAAACCCACAGGAGGGGTAATTTCTGGACATGATAACGATGGTTTGTCCCTTTTGGGAGCTGCTGCTTTCCTTAGTTTAGGATTGGATGAAACTTGCCTCCAGTCTGCTAAGAGATCAATCTGTACAGATAGTCGGATGGACAATTCAAAAGGTGATACCAGATGTCAGGAATCAGACATTGGTATCAAGATGCCTTGTGCAGCTACAGATGATGCCACAACTCATGGAGCTATCAAACAAACTTTTCCTGTTCTAGGAGCTGATCTCACCCTTGGGCTTCCCATGGTTGTTGCAGAATCACGGAGAAATCAAAGCATTAAAGATAGTGATGATGATCCTTTACTATTGGATGAAATGGACAACATAGTAGAAACTTCTCAAGATATGCAAGTAGACAATGATTGTGCACATCTGGATAGAACTGTCAACTTTGGAAAACAAGATGCCCCTGAGCCTCCCAATAGAAGTGATGCATCCGCATGTTCTTTGAATGCAGATCCCCAGACTATAGATGATCGCTTGGCCCATAAAGACACAGTGGATCAGAATCGTGCTGGCCATGGTGGCACAAGGAGGGACTACATGCATTTTTCTGATCTTTCTGTTCCCTTGCGAGGCACACTTCTTTTACCAAGAGGACAGAAACGTGCAAGAAGGTTCCCTGTCCCATTCAGAAGACTTAAAAATGAAGTCCTACAGCAGAAAAGGGATGTAGGCAAGAAAGAGCCACTATCTAAGTTTTCCAGAGTGACTGCCCCTAGTGGCTTGCTTGCAGATCTGAATCCAGGGATTATCAACCGTGTGAGAAACAGTAAACAAGTACATGCTATCATTGAGGCTGTTGTGGGGCCAGATGCATTGACTGTTTGCCAGGATAAACAGAAAAACTACATACGGGAACCTAAAGTAAATCCAGAAAGAAAAACATTAGGTGCAAGTCATCCAACATTCATGGTCGATAATGATCATTCAGAGGTAGTTGATATGCATAATGGTAGCAATGATACATTAGATAGGCGCCAGCAACTTGCTGGTGTTGAAGCTCTCAagtggaaattagacaaaagaatgATTGCATCTATGGATGCTTGTGCTTCTCTTCATTTGCACAGTGAAGATAGGCCTACTGATGCAAGCGTTTTAGATGAAACTTTTGAGTGCCTGGATGCTAGCGTAGACTTGATCCCACCACATTGCAATGGGGATCAGTTTTACTTGAAGCAAGTTGTTGGAGAACATGATAATATGAAGGGAACTCTCAATTGCCATTGCCATTATTGCCATCCCGGTGAGATTTCAGGCACTGATTCAACTTGTTCTGCATCACTTTCACGAAAAG CTGCTACTATGGCTTCCCATTGGTTAGAGCTTTATTATCAGGATGTCAAAGGCCGTTTAGCTG CATTAAAACGGAGTAGGAGGAGAGTTAGGACTCTGATTAAAGAAGTGTTCAGTTATGCTGCTTTATACCCAACATCATCTTCTCATGATACTAATGAGCCGTTGGGCAAAGTCAACAAGACTGACAAACGTGCAGAACATGAGCATATGGAAAAGTGGAGATCTCTTTTCATCCATATGGACCGACGCCTGACTGTTGAGGGTACCCAGCTT GAGACTAGTTTGCAGCAGATTAAGGGCATGCAAGCACATTGCAAATGGGGATTACAAGAGGTTCAAGGCAATCAACGAGATGATCACCAACTGCAGCAACCCGAAGGATTGGAAGACAAGTTGGG GCCTAATCTTGCATCCGCGAAAACAATTGAGAGACAATATGCTGTGGGAGCAGCAGCAGCTTCAATTTATTCAACAACTAATTTTGTTTTAACTGCGGAAGATGTTCCATGTTTCTAA